A window of Cryptomeria japonica chromosome 3, Sugi_1.0, whole genome shotgun sequence contains these coding sequences:
- the LOC131042316 gene encoding uncharacterized protein LOC131042316 — MAEAVNPKAYPLADNQLTITILDLVQQACNYKQLKKGANEATKTLNRGIAEFVVMAADTEPLEILLHLPLLAEDKNVPYVFVPSKQALGRACGVTRPVIACSVTTNEGSQLKSQIQQLKDAIEKLLI, encoded by the exons ATG GCTGAAGCCGTGAACCCAAAAGCATATCCTTTGGCTGATAATCAGCTTACTATAACTATTTTGGACTTGGTGCAACAGGCTTGCAACTATAAGCAGCTTAAAAAGGGCGCTAATGAAG CTACCAAGACTCTGAACAGAGGAATTGCGGAGTTCGTTGTTATGGCAGCTGATACTGAGCCTCTTGAGATCCTTCTCCATTTGCCATTGTTGGCTGAGGATAAG AACGTGCCATATGTGTTTGTACCATCAAAACAGGCATTAGGTCGGGCATGCGGTGTCACTCGTCCTGTCATTGCTTGTTCTGTGACAACTAATGAGGGAAGTCAACTAAAATCACAAATTCAACAGCTTAAG GATGCCATCGAGAAGCTTCTTATTTAA